From Roseburia hominis, the proteins below share one genomic window:
- a CDS encoding ribosomal L7Ae/L30e/S12e/Gadd45 family protein — protein MRMDKALSLLGLATKAGKTHSGEFLTEKAVKEGRAHLVIVADDASDNTKKKFQNMCDFYEVPIYFYGDKDTLGHAMGKEFRASLAVSDAGFAKGIKKQLEEKKDTIA, from the coding sequence TTGAGAATGGATAAAGCCTTGTCACTTCTTGGCCTTGCCACCAAGGCGGGAAAGACACACAGTGGGGAATTCCTGACGGAAAAAGCAGTGAAGGAAGGAAGGGCCCATTTGGTGATCGTTGCAGATGATGCATCTGACAATACAAAGAAGAAATTTCAAAACATGTGTGATTTTTATGAGGTGCCGATTTATTTTTATGGGGATAAAGATACCTTGGGTCATGCAATGGGAAAGGAATTCCGGGCGTCTCTTGCGGTGAGTGATGCAGGATTTGCCAAAGGAATCAAAAAGCAGTTAGAAGAGAAAAAGGATACGATTGCATAG
- a CDS encoding YlxR family protein, whose protein sequence is MSTTKKIPMRKCVGCQKMKSKKEMLRVLKTSENEFVLDATGRKNGRGAYLCFSKECLDEAIKNKGLERSFKQAIPKEVYENLSKELEGLENG, encoded by the coding sequence TTGAGCACGACCAAGAAAATACCCATGCGTAAATGTGTGGGATGTCAGAAAATGAAGAGTAAAAAAGAAATGCTGCGTGTTTTGAAGACATCGGAGAATGAATTTGTTCTGGATGCCACAGGAAGGAAGAACGGGCGCGGCGCCTACCTTTGTTTCTCAAAAGAGTGTCTCGATGAGGCAATCAAAAATAAAGGGCTGGAGCGTTCATTTAAGCAGGCGATTCCAAAAGAAGTCTACGAGAATCTGTCAAAGGAACTGGAGGGACTTGAGAATGGATAA